CTCGCTCACCGTCACCTCAATCGCGCGAGAGGTATGAGGCGCAAAACCAGACGAGGTGACCATGACCGAATAGTGTCCCGGCTGCAGCAGTTGTACGCGGTAAAAACCCTCAGCCGTTGTCGTCACTTTTCGGGAGGCGTGGGTTGCTTCATTCACCGCCTGAATCTCGGCATTTTGCACGATGCGTCCCGCCGGATCGTACACAAGGCCCGAGATTGCGCCTGTGCCGGGCGTCTGGCCGAAGGTGACGCCCACCGGCACCAGGAGAAAGAGCGCAAACACAGCAAGATTATTGAAAAACTTCACGTGTACCTCTGAAAGTGACATCTTCGTTGACCATCCAAGCGTAAGGAAGAAAGGTCGCGAGCTTGTCACTACTTTGTCCACGTTTTGTCAGTATTTCTACAACATGGTTCGGCATAACCAATGCCTAAACACGTCCAATGGAAGAATCGCCTGCCGTCGGAATAGTTAACTTTGGGAGGCCTCACAGTGTCTCCCGGCCATTGGATCGGTGAACTCAACTGGTACCTGCAGCAAACCGGATTTTTAGCATCTGGATGACTCAAGCGATAGTCAATGTACTTCTGACAACGATTCCAATAGTGCAGCTAGATCCCTTTTGAGGTAAGACAACTTGGCTCGCACGTCCTGAAGCATCGCCATTCTGTCCTCTAAATCATCGATGCTGAGAACCAAACGCTGTTCAGGCATACTCGTGACGTGGTCGATCTTTACTTGACCTGCTGGAGTGCCAGGCGGAGGATCCAGGCGTTTAAGCTCAAGCCAAGTTCTCACAAGCCTCTGTCTCCGCGTGATATGGTCCGGGTCGCTTTGCGCAACTTCATTGAGAAATTGCCAAACGATCGGGGGATAGCGACTGGTTGGGAGTACAGGCCGGTCGAAGAACTGCGCCAGCATGTTTGAATCCGTTTCAAGAGCTCGAGATTCCCCCCTCTGCGCGTGGATACCATAAAGTGCGATTCCCGCGGCCAAAGCTCCCCCGGTTATGCCTGTCCCAGCGGCTGCCGCGGTCTGTTTCGTCGAGAGCTGTAATCCGGCGCTTGTTCCTCCGAGTCCTCCGCCTATAAGAGCGCTCAAAAGATTCGCTCGAGTCACGCGATTATCGCGCCGGTCAGCGAGAAAACCTCGTACTTCCGTGGCTCGGGCAATCTCGTTATCAATTTCCGCCAAGGTGGCGTCTATCTGCAATTGAACGGCTGTCGTTCGCTCAACGATTCGTTGATGTAGCCACAGAATCCTCCATTGCTCAGGCGATCCAGGCAAACCATCTTGAGAGGCACGATGGAGTTCGTCAAGCTCTGCGCTGATCCCAATCAACTGTGCCGTATCGGCCACGGGCGTTATCGCAGAATTCAAGGACGCGGTCGAATTCCCCCCACCTCCGCTCTGGCCTTGGACACACGGGAAGAAAAGGAAGCCAAGCAGCGCTACGAGTACCCATTTGCGTTTCATTAGTTCCAGAATGTCATGCGATTTGGAGTCCATAAATGATTTTCCGAATTGGAGGTTTTGTTGATGGCGCGAAATCTTTCGAACCGCAGGCTGCCGGGTTTCACTGCACTCACTACGCCGATCCCAACGATCTAGATTTGGCTCCAGCTCCAGCTTATATTTCTTGACTGCCCCATCGCGGTCGTATCAATTCACACCAGGTGTTTTCTTCGACCGAAGGTTTAGAGACCATGACTTCTTGCGGAGCCCTCAGCGCCCTCCACTCTTTTTTGGGCATTTAGGAACAAGGCATGTTATTGATCGGTGAGCTGCTTCAAATTCTCCATAGTGATGTATTTTCTGAGACGATGATTGAATGCCTGCACTTAGGATTGGCTTTTGCTGAGGACTCGATAGATGACTCTCACAGGTAAAAAGATTATTGGACCGATTGCTGTCGTAGTGGTTCTGGTCGGCGTTGTCGTTGGCTGGCATTTCACCCACCTACCGAAGAATCCACTCCTCAACCCCATCGTTGATGACAAACAAATTTCTGCGCAGAGCGTGGACGACTTTGATCAGTTTCAGCAGGATCTGGCTGCTCGTGTGTTGCAGCAATACGGCGGCGGAAAAGATTTCAGTGTGATCGTGGCGACGACTGCATACCCTCTGGGTACGCTGCTCCGTCCGACCGGCTCGGTTCCAGCGGACCTCGAAGACTGCGTCCCCACACCGCTCCCGAAGCCGCTCGCTGCTCAACATCTATTCCCTTCTTACACAATGTCACGCGACACCGCCCTTGCGGCGAACCTCGGATCCGGGGCTCTTCAGGGACTAGATAGCGCTGGAATCAACTTGAAGCAATCGCAAAATATTCAATACACGATCGCTGACGCGCAGATTCAGATCATGGACGACAAGTCGGTGGAACAGGTCACCGGACAGGGTAATTGCGGGAAGTACATCTCAGGACACCCGGGTATGCGGCTGATCCGCGGAACAGTCCTCGGCAAGATGACATTTACTGTGAAGGTCGACAATCCTGCAACGGTCAAAGCTCAACTGGCAAAGATCGGCGGGTTCAGCATCAACGACAATCCAGGATCGTCTACAGTGAGCGTCGCTGACAATGAGAGCCAACCGATCGTAGAGTTGCTTTCAGAGTTCGGCAATGGGTCGACTGCCTCTGCAGCACATCCGACGCCAAAGCCTGTGGAAGCATCGGCTCTTCCTAGCCGTTCCCCTGCCTCCGATGAGCCCGCACCGCCACATATGTACGTCCAGATGGACGTACAGGATAACGCGGCCTCGGGAGTGAAGGTCATTCAGCTCCTCCGTTCCGGCTGGCCTTCAGCCAACGTCGAGCCTAAGGTGCAGAAGATACCAACTCAGAAGATGCCCGATACCGCGCAGGTAAGATACTTCAATGAGTCGGATGTAGCAATCGCGAATCGATGTGTCGAGATCCTGCGGAAGGCATACCCAGATGCGCGCGTTGTAAGAATCGGCTTACCTTCACCGAAGGGGCAGATCGAAGTATGGCTGCCCAAGATCAAACCCGCTAACGGACAATGATCACCGATCACCAACCCAGGAGAGTTTCCCCCTTTGTTTGAACAAGTGGTCGTTCGCTCCGGCGTAAATCAGCTCTAAAGGCACTACGGAAGCGATATGACTCTTTGAATCACAACTCTACGTTGATAAGGAATGGTATTTTGGCAAACGACGTCGCTCTTCGATTTCACTGACTGAATTTGTATTTGACGTGGTAGAGTTTCCCTGTCAATCAGATCGGTTGGGACACCTTGAACCTCCACTCTGTTTTTCTCGTCAAAGAACAGTCAGCGTACCGTGCTCTCTTTCGTGGATTGGTGATCCTGGCCTTCGTCTGTCTCTTTGTCCCGATTACAGGGTGTGGGGGCAATCCCTCTCCCTCTGGCAACACTCCGCCCGCAACCCCCTCAGCGCCGACAAGCCTCGCGTACCCACAAACGAAGATCGCGGTCACGATTGGCCAATCGATCACGACAGATGCTCCGACGGTCACCGGCACCGTAACCGGCTACTCGGTTAGCCCTGCGCTTCCTGCAGGTCTCAACCTGAGTGCGTCGACTGGCGCAATCTCCGGCACCCCGACCTCAGTCGCCGCACAAGCCGCCTACACAATTACAGCAAGTAATTCCGCAGGCAGCACAACCGCGACCGTACAGATCGTCGTGAACCCCGCAGCGCCAGCAACCTTGTCGTACCCGCAAACCACCATCGTTGCGACGGTCGGGAGGACCATTGCGACGGATACACCGACGGTTATCGGCACCGTAACCGGCTACTCGGTTAGCCCTGCGCTTCCTACAGGTCTCAACCTGAGTGCGTCGACTGGCGCAATCTCCGGCACTCCGACCTCAGTCGCCGCACAGGCTACCTACACAATTACAGCAAGTAATTCCGCAGGCAGCACAACCGCGACCGTACAGATCGTTGTAAACCCCGCAGCGCCAGCAACCCTGGTATATCCGCAAACTACTATCGTTGCGACGGTCGGTAAGGCAATTCCGACGGATATACCGACCGTCATCGGTACTATAACGGGCTACTCGGTTAGCCCTGCGCTTCCTACAGGTCTCAACCTGAGTGAGTCGACTGGCGCAATCTCCGGCACCCCGACCTCAATCGTCGCACAGGCTACTTACACAGTTACAGCAAGTAATTCCACAGGCAGCACAACGGCGACCGTGCAGATCGTCGTGAACGCCGCGGCGCCAGCAGCCCTGGTATATCCACAAACTACTATCACGGCAAACGTCGGTCAGTTGATCTCAACGGATACTCCCACTGTGACCGGCACTGTAAGTAGCTACTCAGTCAGCCCGGCACTTCCTGCGGGCCTTAGCCTGAGTAGGTCGACCGGGGCAATCTCCGGTGTTCCAACTGCTGCAACAACCCAGGCAAGTTACACCGTGACAGCAGCTAATTCCGCGGGCAGCACAACGGCGAGCGTGCAGATCATCGTGAACAGTTTCAGCGTCTTCAGCTTGCTGGATCTCGGCCACGCTAACACCATGTACACCCTTCGCCTTCAACCTACTCGTCTCTTCAGTCAAGACGTCAGCGGCCATTGGGTTCTGTGGGACTATACAGCTGACAGCCAGCTAGCCGAGGGTGATCCGGGGGTCCAAAGCGCAGCTATCCCGTATCCGGCCGATATGGCCGGGTCTGTCCTGGCGATTGGCATCCCGAACGCGGTTGAAGTTCACTCTGTCTCTGATGGAAGCCTCATCACTACTCTTACGTCACCTAGTCTGGACCCGCCTGCAGGGAGTTTAGCCTGGTGGAAGCTCTCCACCGACGGCAGTTATGTCGTCTCTGGCTTTGCTACAGGCATGTTCGTTTGGAGCACAACGGATGGCCATCTCCTCTTTACTCGATCCGGAGACTATTCGCATGCGAACGCCTTCGCCGCTACGGGGCAAGTTCAAATCGCTCTAGGTCCTGCAGGCTCCAACGTTATTGAAACAGACTCCGTCCCTGACGGAGCCACTTCTACAGGTCCCGCCTTTATGGGCATTTTTAACACATGGTTTACAGACGGCAGCCACTTCATTACAAATACGTTGAACCTCAGCTCTCGGTTTAATCCGCCCGTCTACGATGTCTACACCTACTCTGCCGCCTCTGTTCAACAGGGAGGAACGCTCGCTCTCGGCAATGTGCAGGGCCTGCACGGCTACGCAAACTGGTTCTGGACCTATTATCCTAACCTGGACCTTGACCTTAGCTTGTATCCCGTCGGTGCCACTACGCCTACCGCTACTTATCCTATGAGCGCGGACTCAATAGCGGTTCCGTCCGGCTCTACGCTTGGTCTGATCACTTATGGAGCCGGCGCGGTTTCTGTTCTTGATATCTCGGGTTCTACTCCAGTACTTACTAACTTCACCCTTCCTGTCGCGTACGACAATGTATTTGCTGCGGTATCTCCCACGCAGTGGGCTGTCGGCAATGTGCGCGGTGTTGTTCTCGACGGCCCCAGCGCCGCGACGACTCCCCGCTTTTTCGGTTACGGCAATGCGTTCAGTATCGCCGGAGTTCCTGGACAGGTGGCCATTGCCACTGCCAGCGGCAAGATTCTCACTTACAATCCTGCTTCGCCAACCGTAGTCTCGACGATCAACTTCACCAGCTCGAAGATTGCGCTCTCCACGGACGCAACTGTTCTGGCTGCTAAAGCCAGCGACCTTGACTCGCAATACGAACCCGACCGCACTCTTAGCATTTATTCACTGCCAGCAGGCACCATCGCCAAGAGTTTTCCGTATCAATACAACAATACGACGACTATGCCGTTTCTCTTTGACTTCACGATGTCAAGTGCAGGCAACGCTCTCGGCCAGACTCTGGGAGTTTATAATGGGTTGTACTTCGACTACACGCGTCAGGTCACCCCCCTCAGCGGCTCGCCGATTATCTGGTCGGATCATCCCCCCTCCGGACTCTATACGGGCACTGCTACCATGTTCCTGTCTCCCGACGGCAGTCTGATTGCAACAACGCTGGGTGGCTACTCATCCACGTCCACGACCGACATCTACAAAAATGGCGTGCTGGCTGCTACTATCAATGGGATCGTGGCGGGTTGGATTGACAACAATCGAGTCCTCGTGAATACCTTCACGGCGGGAGTGCCCCGCCGTCGGTTTACACTGGGGCCGTCATCTATGACGCCACCGGCACGCAGATCACTACGCTCAAATCGCTCCCACAACTCGCCCCGCCAGAGATCAATCAACCTATCCCCAGTGGCTTTCAAACTGTGAACTCCGACGCCATCTACTCACCGGCCACATATTCCATCTACTCTCTCACCAGCGGTGCTGTGATTTGGACCGAAAGCCTTCCAGGTGGAACAACGATAAACTCCCCGTACTACGGGGCTTCAGCCGTTTCCGGCAACTACATTGTCTTCACCTCAGGCCACCGAATACTTGTAGATCTTCCGTAACAGCTAAGTCCTCGTGCGCTGACCGGAGACAGTTTTCCAACTGGAAGGGGCTCGTCTTCGGACAGAAAGTGGCTCGCCGTCTCAAGCCTGAAGATGAGTGCGCCTGATGGTGAAGGCTCATCTCTTGACGCAGGAAGGAGCATTGCGGCAACGCAGAATACTCTGAACCGAACGTGGAGTATGCATGATTTGGCCGCGCAGATGTACTTCAGAGCGTGAGCATCGTCTCATCTAGCACCAGTTCCACCCTCTCCGGATTAGATAGAGCGCATACTAGGCGATCACCTGTAGACTTCCCACGTCTCAAAGGAATGCTCAAACCTTTCCATGTCGATCCTCTTACCGTCAAACTGGACCCCCTCCAGCTTCAGACGTGCCCGTTGTTCATATTCGGCAGCGCCCTGCAGCTTGATCTCTCCACCGGCGCCCACTACGCGGTGCCATGGCAGATGATCGACAGGATCGGTGCGCAGCAGGCGCGCGACTGCTCGATGATAGCGCGGATAGCCTGCCGCTGCGGCAACTACGCTGTAGGTGCTTACTTTCCCGGCGGGAATAGAAAGGATCATGCGACGAAACGCGACATCCCGCTCTTCGTTCGGCCGTATAGCATCTCGCAACAACTGTCGCTTGGACCGCTCGACTGAAAGCTGATCCAGCGCAAAGTAGTTCGACGGCGCCTTCCTCTTCGATTTGGATGGAGTCTTCATACGTTCTCCGCTCCCAATGCCGCCTCGAGTGAGCGGCCTATCTCCCAGTCATTATGCAAGACTATCTGTTCTCTTTTCATACCTTCGATAGAACATTTTCTCGAGGCCTCTCGCTCGCATCAGAGAAGCTCTTCCATAGGGCTGCGGCGGCGTATGCGCCATAGCCGCACCTTGTTTACGCTTACTTTTGGAAGACGCTTCAATTCTTGCTTCAAGACATAATCGGTGGCGGGAAGCGCGTCGTCATCATGGAACTCGTGCATGACCACGTACTCCGAGGCCCAGGCTCCAATGCCCGGAACCGACAGGAGCATCTTGCGGAGCTTATTATGCGCGATAACCTGGCCCCATTTAGGAATTCGAGCCGGAATTTATCCAATTTATTTTCAATAACTTAAAGATCTTGGCTGCTTCCGAGAATAGCATCCATTGTGTGTGAATGGATATGCCAAAGCATAGCCCGTGGGGTGGTTCACGGTGCTCCGGCTGCAATTAAGAGAGGATGATGGTTGAGATTTGATTCGCCTCCTTATGGAGTCAGACAGCCGACCGCTGCGCGTGGTAAAGTTGCGCACCATGCTGTCCTTGACCTACAGTCCGGTCCCGAATCTTGCTCTGCCCATCGCTCGACTGCCGCAGTCTATGGGCTCCGCGGTCATTTATGAGTTCAATGGGTTCAGATTAGATCCAGCGAATCGCCTTCTAATCAGGAACGGCAAAGAGCAACCGCTTCCAGGGCGCGCCTTCGATGTGCTGTTGATGCTGCTGCAAAGTCCGGGTGACCTGCTAACAAAAGAAGAGTTGCTGACGCAGGTGTGGAAGGGCTCATTTGTGGAAGAGTCGAACCTTACGGTTGCTATCTCGACCTTGCGTCGCGCTCTAGACGAAGATCCTCACGATCGACGTTACATTCACACAGTCGCGCGACGCGGCTATCGCTTTGTTGCGGATGTCCAGATACTCGCGAATGTCCGAGAGAAGATCCAGCGGTCTACGACTGCGAATGAAGAGCCGGCCGCGCCGGTGCTTCCGCCGATAGAAGATGCAACTCTCGAACCACCGTCAGCGCCTCGGCAAGAACTCCCCACGGTATCAGACGCTTCCACGCTAAAGATTCACAGATGGCGGTTGCCGACCATTGTTGCAGGATTTCTGCTTACGGCCTTGCTGATCGGATTCTGGCTCCTGCTGAGCAGACCAAAGCCGATTCATTCTCTGGCGGTGCTTCCTCTCTATGTCGATAACAAGGCCGGAGAGACGGGAGCGTCGGAAGATCAGGTAGTTCTGCTTGCTATCACGGACGGGCTAATCTCGCGGCTGGATACTGAACTGGTGGTTCGACCAACCAGCGCAGTGCTGCGTTACTCACCATCTCTCGAGACGAGAACCGGCTTTATGGACCCGCTCGCGGCGGGACACGAACAGGACGTTGACGCAGTCCTGACAGGGTCGGTTGAGAACTCTTCCGAACAGATGACGCTGAAGCTTCGTCTCCTCCGAGTGCGCGATGGAAAGACGCTTTGGCAAGAAAGTTTTGCCGCAAGACCAAATCATATTTCTCAGTTGGAGCAGGATGCTGGGGATGCCACCGCCACGGTGCTGCATCGGTTTGGCGCCATGGCCTCTCCTAAGAAGCTGGTACAAAGCACATCGAACCACAATGATGCGCCCGCGTACCAGCTATACCTGCGTGGCCGTTACTTCTGGAATCTAAGGACTGTGGATGGGCTGAGCAAAAGCGCGGAGTATTTCAAGCGGGCTATCGCAATCGATCCAAACTATGCGCCAGCCTATGCGGGTCTCGCGGATTCGTATGCTCTGGCTGCATCACTGTTTGTGATGCCGGGCAAATCTGCGAATGTTGAGGCGCGTTCTGCAGCACTATCGGCGATCCAGCTTGATCCGACTCTGGCTGAACCACATACTTCGTTGGGGTTGATTTATCTCTATATCGACTGGAACTTACCGGCAGCCGAACGCGAATTTGAGCGATCCATCCAGTTGAATCCCAACTACGTAATGGCGCACTACTGGTATGCGCTGGACCTCGCGGCCTTGGGCCGGTTTCCGCAGGCGATGTACGAAATTCATTTGACCGAGAAGCTGGATCCACTATCGTTGACCGTCGGCACTCATGCTGCGACCATCGAGTATCTGGCCAAGGATTATGCAGGTGCCAAACGCGATCTGCAGCGGGTGCTGGAGCTTGATCCAAACTTCGCCCGCGCTCGAGCCCGGCTGGGCATGGTGGAATTGGCGACAGGCGATAACAAAGCTGCCATCGCTGAGCTGACCAAGGCGCTGGAGCTCTGCGGAGACGACGACCCATG
This is a stretch of genomic DNA from Granulicella sp. WH15. It encodes these proteins:
- a CDS encoding MGMT family protein, with amino-acid sequence MKTPSKSKRKAPSNYFALDQLSVERSKRQLLRDAIRPNEERDVAFRRMILSIPAGKVSTYSVVAAAAGYPRYHRAVARLLRTDPVDHLPWHRVVGAGGEIKLQGAAEYEQRARLKLEGVQFDGKRIDMERFEHSFETWEVYR
- a CDS encoding winged helix-turn-helix domain-containing protein, whose translation is MGSAVIYEFNGFRLDPANRLLIRNGKEQPLPGRAFDVLLMLLQSPGDLLTKEELLTQVWKGSFVEESNLTVAISTLRRALDEDPHDRRYIHTVARRGYRFVADVQILANVREKIQRSTTANEEPAAPVLPPIEDATLEPPSAPRQELPTVSDASTLKIHRWRLPTIVAGFLLTALLIGFWLLLSRPKPIHSLAVLPLYVDNKAGETGASEDQVVLLAITDGLISRLDTELVVRPTSAVLRYSPSLETRTGFMDPLAAGHEQDVDAVLTGSVENSSEQMTLKLRLLRVRDGKTLWQESFAARPNHISQLEQDAGDATATVLHRFGAMASPKKLVQSTSNHNDAPAYQLYLRGRYFWNLRTVDGLSKSAEYFKRAIAIDPNYAPAYAGLADSYALAASLFVMPGKSANVEARSAALSAIQLDPTLAEPHTSLGLIYLYIDWNLPAAEREFERSIQLNPNYVMAHYWYALDLAALGRFPQAMYEIHLTEKLDPLSLTVGTHAATIEYLAKDYAGAKRDLQRVLELDPNFARARARLGMVELATGDNKAAIAELTKALELCGDDDPWIEGLLGYALARSGNPDGAKHMLDQLRRRSTAHYVPSNSPGLVLLGLGRRQEAIAAFSEAVQDHSTTMVVAKVDPTLDSLRGDPAFEALLTHIKH
- a CDS encoding putative Ig domain-containing protein is translated as MNLHSVFLVKEQSAYRALFRGLVILAFVCLFVPITGCGGNPSPSGNTPPATPSAPTSLAYPQTKIAVTIGQSITTDAPTVTGTVTGYSVSPALPAGLNLSASTGAISGTPTSVAAQAAYTITASNSAGSTTATVQIVVNPAAPATLSYPQTTIVATVGRTIATDTPTVIGTVTGYSVSPALPTGLNLSASTGAISGTPTSVAAQATYTITASNSAGSTTATVQIVVNPAAPATLVYPQTTIVATVGKAIPTDIPTVIGTITGYSVSPALPTGLNLSESTGAISGTPTSIVAQATYTVTASNSTGSTTATVQIVVNAAAPAALVYPQTTITANVGQLISTDTPTVTGTVSSYSVSPALPAGLSLSRSTGAISGVPTAATTQASYTVTAANSAGSTTASVQIIVNSFSVFSLLDLGHANTMYTLRLQPTRLFSQDVSGHWVLWDYTADSQLAEGDPGVQSAAIPYPADMAGSVLAIGIPNAVEVHSVSDGSLITTLTSPSLDPPAGSLAWWKLSTDGSYVVSGFATGMFVWSTTDGHLLFTRSGDYSHANAFAATGQVQIALGPAGSNVIETDSVPDGATSTGPAFMGIFNTWFTDGSHFITNTLNLSSRFNPPVYDVYTYSAASVQQGGTLALGNVQGLHGYANWFWTYYPNLDLDLSLYPVGATTPTATYPMSADSIAVPSGSTLGLITYGAGAVSVLDISGSTPVLTNFTLPVAYDNVFAAVSPTQWAVGNVRGVVLDGPSAATTPRFFGYGNAFSIAGVPGQVAIATASGKILTYNPASPTVVSTINFTSSKIALSTDATVLAAKASDLDSQYEPDRTLSIYSLPAGTIAKSFPYQYNNTTTMPFLFDFTMSSAGNALGQTLGVYNGLYFDYTRQVTPLSGSPIIWSDHPPSGLYTGTATMFLSPDGSLIATTLGGYSSTSTTDIYKNGVLAATINGIVAGWIDNNRVLVNTFTAGVPRRRFTLGPSSMTPPARRSLRSNRSHNSPRQRSINLSPVAFKL